From a single Rutidosis leptorrhynchoides isolate AG116_Rl617_1_P2 chromosome 5, CSIRO_AGI_Rlap_v1, whole genome shotgun sequence genomic region:
- the LOC139849416 gene encoding uncharacterized protein isoform X3, which translates to MTAKTGAYRWMAHELLKFHQNPKLLSLCAHLHVLMSCLQMLQSPKLYPSCQLMSIEYAGPSHLMILAATANEAINRPTVPSQ; encoded by the exons ATGACAGCAAAAACAGGAGCTTACCGTTGGATGGCTCATGAG CTCCTGAAGTTCCATCAGAATCCGAAATTGCTCAGTTTATGTGCTCATCTACATGTGCTAATGAGCTGCCTTCAAATG CTGCAGTCTCCCAAACTTTACCCCAGTTGTCAGTTGATGTCGATAGAATATGCAGGCCCCTCACATCTCATGATTCTGGCGGCTACAGCTAATG AGGCAATAAATCGTCCAACTGTACCTTCACAATAA
- the LOC139849416 gene encoding uncharacterized protein isoform X1 translates to MFDILIMPPKECQKSSVATDNTLKEATNIGFFIRRHTHTLSSRQIAVRNRLRNRNRLSAATSNQMLVVIGFEQAPEVPSESEIAQFMCSSTCANELPSNAAVSQTLPQLSVDVDRICRPLTSHDSGGYS, encoded by the exons atgtttgatATACTTATAATGCCACCTAAAGAATGCCAAAAAAGTTCTGTTGCTACTGATAACACTCTAAAAGAGGCTACTAATATTGGTTTTTTTATTCGAAGACACACACACACTTTATCTTCTAGACAAATAGCAGTAAGAAATAGGTTAAGAAATCGTAATCGTTTGTCGGCCGCAACTTCTAACCAAATGCTTGTGGTTATTGGCTTTGAACAAGCTCCTGAAGTTCCATCAGAATCCGAAATTGCTCAGTTTATGTGCTCATCTACATGTGCTAATGAGCTGCCTTCAAATG CTGCAGTCTCCCAAACTTTACCCCAGTTGTCAGTTGATGTCGATAGAATATGCAGGCCCCTCACATCTCATGATTCTGGCGGCTACAGCTAA
- the LOC139849416 gene encoding uncharacterized protein isoform X2 → MRHTHTLSSRQIAVRNRLRNRNRLSAATSNQMLVVIGFEQAPEVPSESEIAQFMCSSTCANELPSNAAVSQTLPQLSVDVDRICRPLTSHDSGGYS, encoded by the exons ATGAG ACACACACACACTTTATCTTCTAGACAAATAGCAGTAAGAAATAGGTTAAGAAATCGTAATCGTTTGTCGGCCGCAACTTCTAACCAAATGCTTGTGGTTATTGGCTTTGAACAAGCTCCTGAAGTTCCATCAGAATCCGAAATTGCTCAGTTTATGTGCTCATCTACATGTGCTAATGAGCTGCCTTCAAATG CTGCAGTCTCCCAAACTTTACCCCAGTTGTCAGTTGATGTCGATAGAATATGCAGGCCCCTCACATCTCATGATTCTGGCGGCTACAGCTAA